Proteins encoded within one genomic window of Candidatus Zixiibacteriota bacterium:
- a CDS encoding dockerin type I repeat-containing protein: MHVKSNTPQIYWSYHDLGAIPQDSFLIAVGTDSDWAFAEMWNPAPVASADTFVTYAGAPLVDGATYYLRLRVHNGVVWSNWYQISFRMNSVPSVPVLASPDSGAVVNTATPTLYVHNATDAENDTLVYEFSITNHSMWGPPQTTTGTNIPSGVDSTGWIVSSPLNENWQYIWQARCFDGYEYSDWTPYGERRNLYVNAVEESPWPFELVKPPDTAGNIIFNMLPYFFWGISIDPDPLDSVRYTLYLALDSNFQFVKTIEIPENQYTPTDSLFFGTRYWWKVKATDKTGRFTYSTDIHNFRTWKLGDANGDWLVNIQDITFIINFLYNDGAEPKPKFVADINGTCLVNIQDITYLINYLYKGGPAPKIGCM, from the coding sequence ATGCATGTTAAGTCAAACACTCCGCAGATCTACTGGTCTTACCATGATCTTGGCGCGATTCCGCAAGACAGCTTTCTTATTGCGGTCGGAACAGATTCAGACTGGGCCTTTGCCGAGATGTGGAATCCGGCGCCGGTCGCCTCCGCCGATACCTTTGTCACCTATGCCGGTGCGCCGCTTGTTGACGGGGCTACTTATTATCTCCGGCTCCGGGTGCATAACGGAGTCGTCTGGTCAAACTGGTATCAGATCTCGTTCCGAATGAATTCGGTTCCGTCCGTGCCGGTGCTGGCGTCGCCGGATAGCGGGGCGGTTGTCAACACCGCCACACCAACGCTTTATGTTCACAACGCCACCGATGCCGAAAACGACACGCTCGTCTATGAATTTTCCATTACCAATCATAGTATGTGGGGGCCGCCCCAAACAACCACCGGCACCAATATCCCCTCGGGCGTCGATTCGACCGGCTGGATCGTTTCCTCGCCCCTCAATGAAAACTGGCAGTATATCTGGCAGGCGCGCTGTTTCGATGGATACGAATATTCGGACTGGACCCCCTATGGTGAACGCAGAAACTTATATGTCAACGCGGTCGAGGAATCTCCCTGGCCGTTTGAGCTGGTCAAGCCGCCCGATACGGCCGGAAATATTATATTCAACATGCTCCCTTATTTCTTCTGGGGGATTTCCATCGATCCCGATCCGCTCGATTCGGTGCGCTATACGTTGTACCTTGCGCTCGACAGCAATTTCCAGTTTGTTAAGACGATTGAGATTCCCGAAAACCAATATACCCCGACCGATAGTCTCTTTTTCGGCACCAGATACTGGTGGAAAGTGAAAGCGACCGATAAGACCGGACGTTTCACCTATTCTACCGATATCCATAATTTCCGCACCTGGAAACTGGGTGATGCCAACGGCGACTGGCTGGTCAATATCCAGGATATAACCTTTATCATAAACTTCCTATATAATGACGGCGCAGAACCGAAACCGAAGTTTGTGGCTGATATCAACGGCACTTGTCTGGTGAATATCCAGGATATTACTTATTTGATAAATTACCTGTACAAAGGCGGCCCCGCGCCGAAGATTGGGTGCATGTAA
- a CDS encoding M23 family metallopeptidase, which yields MLNKKLSFMLIAGSRDKLRHFQVSYRFLLGCAIIAAFLFIANILLTTSFVKSQVSAFEIKKLQSENNYLSRKYQELRGQVSEITNIYDGLVQKEVAIRNIFNLPEVGTDERELGIGGPENAAFRTVSNAMQLATSAESAVEALLRLARFEKEKYEEVYKSMTAKKSLLDHTPSIAPTHGSQSRGFGMKYDPFTGNQQFHGGIDIANRTGTPIYATADGAVEFAAHDNGGLGNLVVLDHGYGFTTRYGHMSKMKVFVGQTVKRGTLIGYIGSTGYSTGPHLHYEVLRDNRQINPLDYIVSMR from the coding sequence TAAACAAAAAGCTTTCATTTATGTTAATCGCCGGCAGCCGGGATAAGTTGCGCCATTTCCAGGTTTCCTATCGGTTTCTATTGGGTTGCGCAATTATCGCCGCTTTCCTTTTCATCGCCAACATCCTCCTCACCACCTCCTTTGTGAAGTCGCAGGTTTCAGCTTTTGAAATAAAGAAGCTGCAGTCGGAGAATAATTATCTCTCCAGAAAATATCAGGAGTTACGAGGTCAGGTTTCGGAGATAACAAATATTTATGACGGGCTGGTTCAGAAAGAGGTGGCTATCCGGAATATTTTCAATCTACCCGAGGTTGGCACTGATGAGCGGGAGCTTGGGATAGGCGGACCGGAAAATGCCGCTTTCAGAACTGTTTCCAATGCCATGCAACTGGCCACATCGGCCGAATCGGCCGTTGAGGCTTTGCTGAGGCTGGCCCGGTTTGAAAAGGAGAAGTACGAGGAAGTATATAAATCAATGACGGCCAAGAAATCACTTCTCGATCATACTCCCTCGATAGCCCCAACTCATGGCTCCCAGAGCCGTGGCTTTGGGATGAAATATGATCCCTTCACCGGCAACCAGCAGTTCCACGGCGGCATAGATATTGCCAACCGAACCGGCACCCCGATCTATGCCACGGCTGATGGCGCAGTCGAATTTGCCGCTCATGACAATGGCGGACTGGGCAACCTGGTGGTACTCGATCATGGATACGGGTTTACAACCAGGTATGGTCATATGAGCAAGATGAAGGTTTTTGTCGGTCAGACTGTCAAGCGGGGCACTTTGATCGGTTATATTGGCTCCACCGGCTATTCCACCGGGCCGCATCTTCATTATGAGGTTCTAAGAGATAACCGGCAAATCAATCCCCTTGACTATATTGTGAGTATGCGGTAA